In Pseudoroseomonas cervicalis, the DNA window GCGCGCCGGCGGCGCTCGATCTGCGCGCGGGCCGGGTGCTGGCCATGTTCCAGGCGCCGCAGGAGGCCGCGGCCACGCTGCGTGACGGCGCCACCCGCGGCCTGTCCGTGACCGCGCCGCAGCGCCTGGCCGACTACCCGGACCTGCCGCCGATCAATGAGATCCTGCCCGGCTTCGAGGTGTTCTTCTGGCAGGGCCTCTTCGCCCCCGCCGGCACCCCCGCCCCGGTCATCGCCCGCGCCGCCACCGCGCTGCGCGCCGCCACCGACGACCCGCAGATCCGCGCCCGCCTGGCCGAGCAGGGCGTGCAGCTGGTCTCCGGCGACGCCGCCGAACTGCGCCAGCGGCTCTCCGCCGACACCGAACGCTGGGGCGCCGTGATCCGCGAGGCCAATATCCGCCTCGAATGAGGCGCCGAGGCCCGACCCGCGCCCCGCTCTCCCACAGGATTCCCCGATGTCCCTCAGCAACCTGACCTCGCGCATCTCCGGCTTCCACCGCATGGATCCGGAGGAGCGGCTGGCCGCCGTCGCCGCCTTCGCCGATCTCGACGAGGGCGCCGTCGCGCAGCTGCGCCGCGCCGGCAATATCGACACGCATCTGGCCGACCACATGATCGAGAACACCGTCTCGACCATCGCCATCCCGGTCGGCATCGCCACCAATATGCGCGTCGACGGCCGCGACGTGCTGGTACCGATGGCGACCGAGGAATCCTCCGTCGTCGCCGCCGTCTGCAACTCGGCGCGGCAATGCTATGAGAGCGGCGGCTTCACCACCTCCGTCTCCGGCAATCTGATGATCGCCCAGGTGCAGCTGGTCGGCGTGCCGGACCCGGAGAATGCCCGCATCCGCATCCTGGAGCGGCGGGAGGAGATCGCGGCGATCTGCGATGGCTGCGACCCGATGCTGGTGCGCCTCGGCGGCGGCTTCCGCGATCTCGAGGTGCGGGTCATCGCCTCCCAGGGCGGGCCGATGGTGGTGACGCATCTGATCGTCGACACCCGCGACGCCATGGGCGCCAACACCGTCAACACCATGGCCGAGACCCTGGCCCCCTCGATCGAGGGCTGGACCGGCGGCAAGGTGTTCCTGCGCATCCTGTCCAACCTGGCCGACCGCCGCCTGGCCCGCGCCCGCGCCGTCTGGCCGGTATCGGCCATCGGCGGCGAGACGGTGCGCGACGGCATGATCGCCGCCTACCACTTCGCCGAGGCCGATCCCTACCGCGCCGCCACCCACAACAAGGGCATCATGAACGGCGTCTCCGCCGTGGTGCTGGCCACCGGCAACGACACCCGCGCGGTGGAGGCCGGCGCCCATGCCTATGCCGCCCGCAACGGTCGCTACACCAGCCTGACGCGCTGGGAGGTGACGGCCGAGGGCCACCTGGCCGGCGTGCTGGAAATGCCGCTGCCGGTCGGGCTGGTGGGCGGCGCCACCAAGGTGCACCCGACCGCCCAGGCCTGCCTGAAGGTGCTGGGCGTGCAGACCGCCGCCGAGCTGGCGCGCATCATCGCCGCCGTCGGACTGGCGCAGAATTTCGGCGCGATGAAGGCGCTGGCCACCGTCGGCATCCAGCAGGGCCACATGGCGCTGCACGCCCACAACGTCGCCATCGCCGCCGGCGCGGTGGGGAAGGAGGTGGAGCAGCTCGCCGCCACCCTCGTCGCCCGCCGGCAGGTGCGGGGCGATGTCGCCGCCGAGGAGCTGGCGAAGCTCCGCGCGGGGGCGGAGACCGTCTGAAGACACCGGCCTTGAGGGGGCTCTGCCCCCTCAAACTCCCCCGGCAGGGGACAGGGTCCCCTGCACCCGCCTTCAGTGGGAATCCCTCCCAAGTGGTTCCCGGTCTAGGATGCGGCCGGGATCGGGAGGCAACAGGCTTGGACATGCGGCATCCAGGGCGCCCGGCGACCCGCGTCGAGGAAATCGCCCGGCGCCTGGCCGACGCCATCGAGCGCGGGCTGCTGGCGCCCGGGGAGCGCCTGGCCTCGATCCGCGCCGCCGCCCCGCATCACGGCGTCTCCAAGAACACCATGGCCGAGGCCTATGAGCGCCTGGTCGCCTCCGGCCATCTGGAGGCGCGGCGCGGCGCCGGCTACTTCGCCGCCCAGCTCGCCCGCCCGGCCCGACCGCGCCTGCCGCCCCACCTGGCCGAGGCGATCGA includes these proteins:
- a CDS encoding hydroxymethylglutaryl-CoA reductase, degradative, which translates into the protein MSLSNLTSRISGFHRMDPEERLAAVAAFADLDEGAVAQLRRAGNIDTHLADHMIENTVSTIAIPVGIATNMRVDGRDVLVPMATEESSVVAAVCNSARQCYESGGFTTSVSGNLMIAQVQLVGVPDPENARIRILERREEIAAICDGCDPMLVRLGGGFRDLEVRVIASQGGPMVVTHLIVDTRDAMGANTVNTMAETLAPSIEGWTGGKVFLRILSNLADRRLARARAVWPVSAIGGETVRDGMIAAYHFAEADPYRAATHNKGIMNGVSAVVLATGNDTRAVEAGAHAYAARNGRYTSLTRWEVTAEGHLAGVLEMPLPVGLVGGATKVHPTAQACLKVLGVQTAAELARIIAAVGLAQNFGAMKALATVGIQQGHMALHAHNVAIAAGAVGKEVEQLAATLVARRQVRGDVAAEELAKLRAGAETV